The proteins below come from a single Myripristis murdjan chromosome 10, fMyrMur1.1, whole genome shotgun sequence genomic window:
- the LOC115366552 gene encoding microsomal glutathione S-transferase 2-like: MATESPLLLAAVTLLSALQMGYLARQVGKSRIAHKIMPPIVTGPPEFERTFRAHQNCVEFYPVFMVLLWTSGTFFNEVTAAGAGLVYMVARQMYFNGYVKSAKKRIPGFYLNLAVLFFLSLLSFIGILRGILLKYFDVHV, from the exons ATGGCAACCGAGTCCCCTCTTCTGCTGGCTGCAGTGACCCTTCTGTCTGCCCTGCAAATGG GCTACCTGGCCAGGCAAGTCGGAAAATCCAGAATCGCCCATAAGATCATGCCGCCCATCGTCACTGGACCGCCAGAGTTTGAGAGAACTTTCCGAGCACA TCAGAACTGTGTGGAGTTCTACCCTGTCTTCATGGTGCTGCTCTGGACCTCGGGGACGTTCTTCAATGaagtgacagcagctggagcaggacTGGTGTACATGGTCGCTCGGCAAATGTATTTCAATGGATATGTCAAGTCTGCCAAGAAAAG GATACCTGGTTTTTACCTCAATTTGGCTGTCCTGTTCTTTCTATCTCTACTGAGTTTCATTGGGATACTGCGTGGGATACTTCTCAAGTACTTTGACGTCCACGTCTGA